In Sphingopyxis sp. 113P3, one DNA window encodes the following:
- a CDS encoding GFA family protein: protein MGDWKLPWAGGCRCGKLRFEISTPPLLTMACHCTGCQKMSASAYSLSMAIPDSGFHVTEGEPVLGGLHDPDLHHWHCDHCKSWAFTEVEPSLGFTNVRPSMLDDFSWFAPFIESYTSEALAWAKTGALHSFEEFPAMEDYAPLVAEFAEKGARPGR, encoded by the coding sequence ATGGGCGACTGGAAGCTACCTTGGGCGGGCGGTTGCCGGTGCGGCAAGCTGCGGTTCGAGATCAGCACGCCGCCCCTGCTCACCATGGCGTGCCACTGCACCGGCTGCCAGAAGATGAGCGCGAGCGCCTACTCCCTTTCCATGGCGATACCGGACAGCGGATTTCACGTGACCGAAGGCGAGCCGGTCCTTGGGGGTCTGCACGATCCCGATCTGCACCATTGGCATTGCGACCACTGCAAAAGCTGGGCTTTCACCGAGGTCGAACCCAGCCTAGGTTTCACCAACGTTCGCCCCTCGATGCTTGATGACTTCAGCTGGTTCGCGCCGTTTATCGAAAGCTATACCAGCGAGGCACTCGCCTGGGCGAAGACCGGCGCGCTGCACAGTTTCGAGGAATTTCCCGCAATGGAAGATTATGCGCCGCTGGTCGCCGAATTCGCCGAAAAGGGCGCGCGGCCTGGCCGTTGA
- a CDS encoding DMT family transporter: MSLLSLSLVVLAALFHATWNLLAKRAAHAGTAFVFAYNLVATVVYAPWVVWILLTEGMAWSGAAAGFVFLSALVHLAYSLCLQRGYQLADLSVVYPVARGTGPMLASVGAFLLLGEDIRASGLAGLILVVAGIALIATQGRFAAFRTPEAHRGVRWGMGTGALIAAYTVVDGWAVKMLGVVPVVLDWLSNMLRFLFLLPLVLRDRRNVMARMRGHWGRAIAVGLLSPASYILVLTALKMGAPLHVVAPTREMSMMAGALFGMIFLGEAVGRWRLAGSILLIAGVVLLSA; the protein is encoded by the coding sequence ATGTCTTTGCTTTCGCTCAGCCTGGTCGTCCTCGCCGCCCTGTTCCACGCCACATGGAACCTCCTCGCCAAGCGGGCGGCCCACGCAGGGACAGCTTTTGTCTTTGCCTATAATCTGGTTGCGACCGTCGTCTATGCGCCGTGGGTCGTCTGGATCCTGCTCACCGAGGGAATGGCGTGGAGCGGGGCGGCGGCTGGCTTTGTTTTCCTCTCCGCGCTCGTGCACCTCGCTTACAGTCTTTGCCTTCAGCGCGGCTATCAGCTTGCCGATCTGTCGGTCGTCTATCCGGTCGCGCGCGGCACTGGACCGATGCTGGCATCGGTCGGCGCTTTCCTGCTGCTGGGCGAGGATATCCGTGCGTCCGGACTGGCCGGCCTGATACTCGTTGTCGCAGGGATCGCGCTGATCGCGACGCAGGGGCGCTTCGCGGCGTTTCGTACCCCCGAGGCCCATCGCGGAGTGCGTTGGGGCATGGGGACGGGCGCGCTAATCGCAGCTTATACCGTGGTTGACGGTTGGGCGGTAAAGATGCTGGGCGTGGTGCCGGTGGTACTGGACTGGCTTTCGAACATGCTGCGCTTCCTCTTCCTCTTGCCCCTCGTCCTGCGCGATCGCCGCAACGTGATGGCGCGGATGCGCGGTCATTGGGGGCGGGCCATAGCTGTGGGACTGCTCTCGCCAGCTTCCTATATTCTCGTGCTGACGGCGCTCAAAATGGGTGCGCCCTTGCACGTCGTGGCGCCGACGCGCGAGATGTCGATGATGGCAGGCGCATTGTTCGGAATGATCTTCCTCGGCGAAGCGGTAGGACGCTGGCGCCTTGCAGGCTCCATATTGCTGATCGCCGGCGTCGTCCTGCTCAGCGCCTGA
- a CDS encoding phosphatase PAP2 family protein, with product MGRWLASTLLLGAALLLGLLVQGPALIAADVALATPVLLRADAAPPALIAFMQGISWFGGGIPRWTLVLFLVAFLWRKAGRRPALLLACTAVAANLASSVLKNIFDRPRPSLIPHLDQVSSWSYPSGHATSVTAIALILALLAPRPWRRVAAWCAAAAILSTALSRVMLGVHWPSDVLGGTMLGAAFALAASATDRRVRR from the coding sequence TTGGGCCGCTGGCTCGCCTCGACGCTGCTTCTTGGAGCGGCGCTGCTGCTGGGCTTGCTCGTTCAAGGTCCCGCGCTGATAGCGGCCGATGTCGCCCTTGCAACCCCCGTTCTCCTCCGAGCGGACGCCGCGCCTCCCGCGCTCATTGCCTTCATGCAGGGCATCAGCTGGTTCGGAGGCGGAATTCCCCGCTGGACGCTCGTCCTGTTTCTGGTTGCGTTCCTCTGGCGGAAGGCCGGGCGGAGACCCGCGCTGCTGCTCGCGTGCACTGCTGTCGCGGCCAATCTGGCATCGAGCGTGCTCAAGAATATTTTTGACCGGCCGCGACCCAGCCTCATTCCCCATCTCGACCAAGTATCGAGCTGGTCTTATCCGAGCGGCCACGCCACCAGCGTCACTGCAATCGCGCTCATTCTGGCGCTCCTCGCGCCCCGGCCATGGCGCCGAGTGGCGGCATGGTGCGCGGCAGCCGCCATTCTGTCGACCGCGTTGTCGCGAGTCATGCTGGGAGTCCACTGGCCGAGTGATGTGCTGGGCGGAACGATGCTTGGTGCTGCCTTCGCTCTCGCCGCATCCGCGACCGATCGGCGCGTCAGGCGCTGA